In Nocardia terpenica, the genomic window CCTACATCAACCCGGTGGTGGCCCTGCTGATCGGCGTGAGCCTGCTCGGCGAACCGCTGACCGCCGGCATGGCGATCGGCTTCCCGCTGGTGATCGCCGGGTCGATCGTGGGGACCGTCCGCGCTCGCGCTGCCCGCGAACCCGAGCCCGCCGGTTCCGCGGGCTGACCGGCCGAATCCGAGGCTTCCTCATATTTGCCGAACCGCGCCAAAGGGTGAAATCGGACGTCGGTGAGCAAGGTCACGGAAATAACTCGGGACGGCGAATTCCCGGCCCCGTTTTTCCGAATGGAAGCATGTCGAACTGGGGATTTACCGCTCGTTTACGAGCACCGTCAGACCGTAGTCAACCCATCAATAGCTACCGTTTCGCCGGGGGCTCGCTCGAAAAATCGCCGAACCCGACCTAGCGTCTGAAACGCGACAGGTTCAACGCGGAGTCGTCGCTGATCGGCAGTTTTCCCGAACACCCTGGAGGCCCCGCGCATGCGTGTGCCAACGAACACCGCGGTTGCCGAGCAGGCAGCCGAATCTCCGATAATTCCCCGGAATCGCATTGTTCCCCGGCTTTCCGCGGACATTCTTCCCCGCCTGCCCGAATCGGTTGCCCGACCCCGGTTTTTGCCGCGCAGCCTGGCCACCGGGATCGTTCATCTGGGCTGCGGATCGTTTCACCGAGCCCATCAGGCGCTGGTGACCCAGCACGCCATCGACGCCGACCGCGATCCCCGCTGGGGCATCGCCGCCGTCGCCATGTCCCGCCCGTCGGTGGTGAACGCGCTGCGTGCGCAGGACAACCTGTACACCACGCTGCTGCACGACGGCGGCAAGGTGAACGCCGAGGTGGTGGGTACCATCACCGAGGCCGTGCACGCGCCGTCGGACCGCGTCGGCGTCGCCCGCCGCATCGCCGATCCGGGGGTCCGCATCGTGACGCTGACCGTCACGGCGAGCGGATATTGCATCTCGCCCGCCACCGGCCGCCTCGATGCCGACTGCGATCCGGTGCAGCACGATCTGCACTGCCGCACCAGGCCGTCCACTTCGATCGGCATGCTTGTCGGCGGCCTGGATGTGGTCCGCCGCCGCGGCGGCGCCCCGCCGGTGGTGATCAGCTGCGACAACATGACCGCCAACGGCCGCCAATTGCGCAGGGCCGTCATCGATTTCGCGTCCCTGCGGGATCAGCGGCTGGCCGACTGGATCGACCGCAACGTCCAGTTCCCGTCCAGCGTGGTCGACCGGATCGTGCAGCCCGCCACCGCCGCCGATTCCGCGGTGGCACGCAACTGGCTGGGCGGCATCGAGGATCTGAGCCCGGTCTCGGCCGAGCCGTTCCTGACCTGGACCATCGAGGATTTCGAGGGCGAGCGCCCGCGCTGGGAGCTGGGCGGCGCCCGGTTCGTGGCCGACGTGACCGACTACGAGCTGGCAAAACTGCGGCTGCTCAACGGAACCCACATGCTGCTGGCCTACCTGGGCGCGCTCGACGGGCACGGCACCATCGCCGAGGCCAGCGCGGATCCGGCGCTGGGCGCGCTCGCCCGCCAGTTCATGCTGCGCGAGCAGGGCACCACCCTGACGCTGCCGGACACCGAATTGCACCGCACCGTCGACGATCTGATGGTCCGGTTCCGCAACCCGGCCATCCGCCACGACATGACGCGGGTGGGCCGCAACGGCTCGGACAAGATGATCCCGCGCGTGGTCGACGCCATGGCCGAGAACATCCGCGCCGGGCGCCCCACCCCGGGCGCGGCGCTGCTGATCGCGGCCTGGATCCGCTGGTTCGACGCCAGCCGCGCCCCCGGCGCGGTC contains:
- a CDS encoding mannitol dehydrogenase family protein, coding for MRVPTNTAVAEQAAESPIIPRNRIVPRLSADILPRLPESVARPRFLPRSLATGIVHLGCGSFHRAHQALVTQHAIDADRDPRWGIAAVAMSRPSVVNALRAQDNLYTTLLHDGGKVNAEVVGTITEAVHAPSDRVGVARRIADPGVRIVTLTVTASGYCISPATGRLDADCDPVQHDLHCRTRPSTSIGMLVGGLDVVRRRGGAPPVVISCDNMTANGRQLRRAVIDFASLRDQRLADWIDRNVQFPSSVVDRIVQPATAADSAVARNWLGGIEDLSPVSAEPFLTWTIEDFEGERPRWELGGARFVADVTDYELAKLRLLNGTHMLLAYLGALDGHGTIAEASADPALGALARQFMLREQGTTLTLPDTELHRTVDDLMVRFRNPAIRHDMTRVGRNGSDKMIPRVVDAMAENIRAGRPTPGAALLIAAWIRWFDASRAPGAVMELVDPKADTLDELSAIADPHRRAGAFLHRTDIFGTLPEPERVHREVGDALAELARDGVGAAVRRRLLPEFERSNG